A genomic window from Rattus norvegicus strain BN/NHsdMcwi chromosome 9, GRCr8, whole genome shotgun sequence includes:
- the Inha gene encoding inhibin alpha chain precursor: MVIQPSLLLLLLLTLQDVDSCQGPELVRELVLAKVKALFLDALGPPAMDGEGGGPGIRRLPRRHALGGFMHRTSEPEEEDVSQAILFPATGATCEDQAAAGGLAQEPEEGLFTYVFRPSQHIRSHQVTSAQLWFHTGLDRKSTAASNSSRPLLDLLVLSSGGPMAVPVSLGQSPPRWAVLHLAASAFPLLTHPILVLLLRCPLCSCSGRPETTPFLVAHTRARAPSAGERARRSAPSMPWPWSPAALRLLQRPPEEPSAHAFCHRAALNISFQELGWDRWIVHPPSFIFHYCHGSCGMPTSDLPLPVPGAPPTPAQPLFLVPGAKPCCAALPGSMRSLRVRTTSDGGYSFKYEMVPNLITQHCACI; the protein is encoded by the exons ATGGTGATCCAGCCGTCTCTGCTGCTCCTTTTGCTGTTGACTCTACAGGATGTGGACAGCTGCCAGGGGCCAGAACTTGTCCGGGAGCTTGTCCTGGCCAAAGTGAAGGCACTATTCCTAGATGCCTTGGGGCCCCCAGCAATGGATGGGGAAGGTGGGGGTCCTGGAATAAGGCGGCTGCCTCGAAGACATGCCCTTGGGGGCTTCATGCACAGGACCTCTGAACCAGAGGAGGAGGATGTCTCCCAGGCCATCCTTTTCCCAGCCACAG GTGCCACCTGTGAGGATCAGGCAGCTGCTGGAGGGCTTGCCCAGGAGCCTGAGGAAGGTCTCTTCACTTATGTATTCCGGCCATCCCAACACATACGCAGCCACCAGGTGACTTCAGCCCAGCTGTGGTTCCACACGGGGCTCGACAGGAAGAGCACAGCAGCCTCCAATAGCTCTAGGCCCCTGCTAGATCTTCTGGTGCTGTCATCTGGGGGGCCCATGGCTGTGCCTGTGTCCTTGGGACAGAGCCCCCCACGCTGGGCTGTCCTGCACCTGGCGGCCTCCGCTTTCCCTCTGTTGACCCACCCCATCCTCGTGTTGCTGCTGCGGTGCCCACTCTGTTCTTGCTCAGGCCGGCCTGAGACCACTCCTTTCCTGGTGGCCCACACTAGGGCTCGAGCCCCCAGTGCGGGGGAGAGGGCTCGACGTTCAGCTCCCTCGATGCCTTGGCCTTGGTCTCCTGCAGCCTTGCGTTTGCTGCAGAGGCCTCCAGAGGAACCCTCTGCCCATGCCTTCTGCCATCGAGCTGCCCTCAACATCTCCTTCCAGGAGCTGGGCTGGGACCGCTGGATCGTACACCCTCCCAGCTTCATTTTCCACTACTGCCATGGTAGCTGCGGGATGCCCACATCTGATCTGCCCCTGCCAGTCCCTGGGGCTCCCCCTACCCCGGCTCAGCCCCTGTTTTTGGTGCCAGGGGCCAAGCCCTGCTGTGCAGCTCTACCAGGGAGCATGAGGTCCCTACGCGTCCGAACCACCTCAGATGGAGGCTACTCTTTCAAGTATGAGATGGTACCGAACCTCATTACACAACACTGTGCTTGTATCTAA